Proteins co-encoded in one Cydia strobilella chromosome 14, ilCydStro3.1, whole genome shotgun sequence genomic window:
- the LOC134747268 gene encoding probable pyruvate dehydrogenase E1 component subunit alpha, mitochondrial yields MSKLIPSAAKLLSGNTITKAATPVVTTTKAKYSTKSEATFEIKPYKLHKLDKGPAQSATLTSEDALKIYKHLATLRRIETAAGNLYKEKIIRGFCHLYSGQEAVAVGMHQAMRDVDSVITAYRCHGWTHLLGVSVLGVLSELTGRRTGCSRGKGGSMHLYGRNFYGGNGIVGAQGPLGAGVAFAHKYKGDGGVCFALYGDGAANQGQLFEVYNIAKLWDLPCVFVCENNGYGMGTSVDRSSASTEYYSRGDYVPGIWVDGMDVLATREATRYAIDYCTRGKGPLVMEMETYRYSGHSMSDPGTSYRTRDEVQEVRQTRDPITSFKEKIINNQLATPDQLKEIDAKVRTEVDEATKQAKSEPEIGVEELSGDIYCNNAEPYIRGLHPDAPLRHVEVMPRMRN; encoded by the exons ATGAGTAAGCTAATTCCCTCTGCCGCTAAACTTTTGTCCGGAAACACAATCACA AAAGCGGCCACCCCGGTTGTAACTACTACGAAAGCAAAATACAGCACTAAAAGTGAAGCTACGTTTGAGATTAAG CCCTACAAACTCCACAAATTGGACAAGGGCCCAGCTCAATCAGCCACCCTCACATCAGAAGATGCCCTCAAGATTTACAAGCACCTTGCCACGCTACGGAGGATTGAGACTGCCGCCGGAAACCTGTATAAAGAGAAGATCATCCGTGGCTTCTGCCATTTGTACTCAG GCCAAGAAGCAGTAGCGGTGGGCATGCATCAAGCCATGCGTGACGTGGACTCGGTGATCACGGCGTACCGCTGCCACGGCTGGACGCACCTGCTGGGCGTCAGTGTGCTGGGCGTGCTGTCCGAGCTGACGGGCCGCCGCACGGGCTGCTCACGCGGCAAGGGTGGTTCTATGCATCTGTACGGAAGAAACTTCTATGGTGGAAACGGAATCGTGGGAGCTCAG GGCCCCCTAGGCGCGGGCGTGGCGTTCGCACACAAATACAAAGGCGACGGCGGCGTCTGTTTCGCCCTTTATGGCGACGGTGCCGCCAACCAGGGCCAGTTGTTCGAGGTGTACAACATCGCCAAGCTGTGGGACCTGCCCTGCGTGTTCGTCTGCGAGAACAACGGTTACG GCATGGGCACAAGCGTGGACAGGTCCTCGGCGAGCACGGAGTACTACTCGCGCGGCGACTACGTTCCCGGAATCTGGGTCGATGGCATGGACGTACTGGCCACTAGGGAGGCTACGCGATATGCTATCGACTACTGCACCCGTGGGAAAG GCCCGCTAGTAATGGAAATGGAGACATACCGCTACTCCGGTCACTCCATGTCGGACCCGGGCACGTCGTACCGCACCCGCGACGAGGTCCAAGAGGTCCGTCAAACCCGCGACCCCATCACGTCGTTTAAAGAAAAGATTATCAACAACCAACTTGCGACCCCCGATCAGCTTAAG GAAATCGACGCCAAAGTCCGGACAGAAGTGGACGAAGCGACGAAGCAGGCCAAGTCGGAGCCCGAAATCGGCGTCGAGGAGTTGTCCGGAGACATCTACTGCAACAACGCGGAGCCCTACATCAGGGGGCTGCACCCCGACGCGCCGCTCAGGCACGTCGAGGTCATGCCTAGGATGCGCAATTAA
- the LOC134747241 gene encoding AN1-type zinc finger protein 2A isoform X2: MEFPHLGRNCAFNTCNRLDFLPMKCGACLGSFCSDHFAYINHDCPAPNTRDVQVPECPLCGAPVPGKRGERPDVAVSEHIDNQCQSDPAKERRKKVYTNRCAYKGCKTREMIPVVCGECTLNYCLKHRHFTDHACEGPLAAKRKRAAEAAMARLQSGQTNKFQFETPIASNPGRARVATLQDVQAVQGNMSEDEALAHALSLSLQSSSLGGAGASGDVAVARALARRVGGEQNSRCTVS, encoded by the exons atggAGTTTCCACACCTAGGACGAAATTGTGCTTTTAACACTTGTAATAGACTGG ATTTCTTGCCCATGAAATGTGGAGCGTGTCTAGGATCGTTCTG CTCAGACCACTTTGCCTACATAAACCATGATTGCCCTGCGCCGAACACTAGAGATGTCCAAGTACCTGAATGCCCGCTCTGCGGGGCCCCCGTGCCGGGGAAGCGCGGGGAGCGACCAGATGTGGCCGTTAGCGAACACATAGACAACCAATGCCAGTCTGACCCAGCTAAAGAAAggagaaaaaag gtttacACAAACCGCTGCGCCTACAAAGGTTGCAAGACGAGAGAGATGATACCAGTAGTGTGCGGCGAGTGTACTCTTAATTACTGTCTGAAGCATCGACATTTCACGGACCACGCCTGCGAGGGCCCACTGGCGGCTAAGAGAAAACGTGCGGC TGAGGCAGCCATGGCGAGGTTACAAAGCGGTCAAACGAATAAGTTCCAATTTGAAACACCTATAGCGAGCAACCCGGGCCGCGCTCGCGTCGCCACTCTACAAGACGTGCAGGCGGTACAAGGCAATATg TCGGAAGATGAAGCCCTAGCACACGCCCTGTCGCTGTCCCTGCAGAGCTCCTCcctgggcggcgcgggcgcgagcGGAGACGTGGCCGTCGCGCGCGCGCTCGCCCGCCGCGTCGGAGGTGAGCAGAACTCGCGCTGTACCGTCTCCTAG
- the LOC134747241 gene encoding AN1-type zinc finger protein 2A isoform X1 — translation MEFPHLGRNCAFNTCNRLDFLPMKCGACLGSFCSDHFAYINHDCPAPNTRDVQVPECPLCGAPVPGKRGERPDVAVSEHIDNQCQSDPAKERRKKVYTNRCAYKGCKTREMIPVVCGECTLNYCLKHRHFTDHACEGPLAAKRKRAAEAAMARLQSGQTNKFQFETPIASNPGRARVATLQDVQAVQGNMSEDEALAHALSLSLQSSSLGGAGASGDVAVARALARRVGALGSQSQARGPNRPPRRSETRDPIGPQPNTRNLCDVLMIIGAVFITLYVLVSLTYMLPFLIFV, via the exons atggAGTTTCCACACCTAGGACGAAATTGTGCTTTTAACACTTGTAATAGACTGG ATTTCTTGCCCATGAAATGTGGAGCGTGTCTAGGATCGTTCTG CTCAGACCACTTTGCCTACATAAACCATGATTGCCCTGCGCCGAACACTAGAGATGTCCAAGTACCTGAATGCCCGCTCTGCGGGGCCCCCGTGCCGGGGAAGCGCGGGGAGCGACCAGATGTGGCCGTTAGCGAACACATAGACAACCAATGCCAGTCTGACCCAGCTAAAGAAAggagaaaaaag gtttacACAAACCGCTGCGCCTACAAAGGTTGCAAGACGAGAGAGATGATACCAGTAGTGTGCGGCGAGTGTACTCTTAATTACTGTCTGAAGCATCGACATTTCACGGACCACGCCTGCGAGGGCCCACTGGCGGCTAAGAGAAAACGTGCGGC TGAGGCAGCCATGGCGAGGTTACAAAGCGGTCAAACGAATAAGTTCCAATTTGAAACACCTATAGCGAGCAACCCGGGCCGCGCTCGCGTCGCCACTCTACAAGACGTGCAGGCGGTACAAGGCAATATg TCGGAAGATGAAGCCCTAGCACACGCCCTGTCGCTGTCCCTGCAGAGCTCCTCcctgggcggcgcgggcgcgagcGGAGACGTGGCCGTCGCGCGCGCGCTCGCCCGCCGCGTCGGAG CTTTAGGCAGTCAAAGTCAAGCTAGGGGACCGAATCGACCTCCACGTCGCAGCGAAACACGAGACCCAATCGGCCCCCAACCCAACACTAGAAATCTCTGCGACGTTTTAATGATTATAGGCGCTgtgtttataactttatatgTTCTCGTTAGTTTGACGTATATGTTGCCGTTCTTAATCTTCGTCTAG